GAATCACCGAAGTAAGCGAGGCGTGGCGCGAAACAGACTGTCTCAATCTAGATCCAGAGCTCGCAAACGCAGTCCTCCGCAAAATCGAGGAAGTGAGTCCATGACAAACGTTGGCTATCCAGTCCTCCTCCAACTCACAAACAAAAAAGTCGCGATCATCGGCGGCGGCAAAATCGCAACCAAAAAAGCACATAATTTGCTTCCAACTGGCGCTACGATAACAGTTATAGCACCAACGTTTACCGAAGAACTACAACAAATGCCCGTCCAGCGAATCACTGGAAATTACGAAGCATCGCACATAAAAGACGCGCTCCTCATTTTCTGCTGCACAAACGATCCAAAAGTAAACGCGCAGATCACGCATGACGCATTACCACACCAACTAGTCAACGATTGCACAGATAAATCCAGATCCGACTTTTTCAACATGGCAACCGTCCAAAAAGAAGACCATCTGATCGCGATTTCCACACACGGCAGTAACCCAACTAGATCCAAGGAAATCCGCAGAATAATCGAACGGAGCGCTGATTTTTAAGCGCTTTTTCAGTGTTTTCCCTAATATGGTATCTTACCGAACTCCTGTATAATTAAGACATCTAAATTCGCAATCATTTGTGCATTAATTCACAAAAAACAGGAGGAAAAAACATGCCCAAACAAAAACTACTCATGATCGGCAACGGAATGGCTGGCGTACGAACGATCGAAGAAATACTAGACCGCGACCCAGAAAAATACGACATTACAATCATCGGCGACGAGCCACATCCAAACTA
The sequence above is drawn from the Listeria weihenstephanensis genome and encodes:
- a CDS encoding precorrin-2 dehydrogenase/sirohydrochlorin ferrochelatase family protein codes for the protein MTNVGYPVLLQLTNKKVAIIGGGKIATKKAHNLLPTGATITVIAPTFTEELQQMPVQRITGNYEASHIKDALLIFCCTNDPKVNAQITHDALPHQLVNDCTDKSRSDFFNMATVQKEDHLIAISTHGSNPTRSKEIRRIIERSADF